The DNA sequence AAGTAAAAATTGTGCGGAAGAAACGGGCGTCAGCCTCCACTCCCAGTACTGCCCGCGGTATACCGTTACGATCGTAGACCGGCGCATAGGCGGATTTAAGATAGACAGAGCCGGCGGTATAGAGCCGGGTACTGGCAGGCATGCCGGCAAAGGCTGACTGGATTTCCGGTGCGTCGAGTTCAATCAGGGGAGAATGCTGACCGACAACTTGCGGGTCACGGAGGTTGATAAAGAAGCGCAGGCTTTCATCAATCATGGAGATATTCAGCAGATTACTGGAATTCATTGTTTCAGTTAAAACCGGAATGATTTCACGGCTGTTTTCCCAGCCTTTTAATCTGAGGGCAAGAATTGAGGCGATATTTTCCAGCCGGGTTTCCAGTTCTTCTTCCAGTGCCTTCCGGGTCTGAGTCAATATCAGCCAGCTCTGAACATTGAATACAATCAGTACCAAAACAGCAAAGGTAATTGAGTAAATTGTGAATCGGCGCATATCATCAGAGAGTATAATTCGCAATCAATGCGAATGCAAGGTACATGCCGTGAGAAATTATTCCCCACGCCCCCAGGCCGGACTGGGGGCGTGGGGATGGCTAATTTTTCAATCCTTCTGTCGGTTCAACGGGTGAAGCCGGAAATCAATACTGCGCGTAATTTCGTTGGGTGCAACAGAGACCGGTTCAGGATAGGTTTCGGGTTGATAGTTTGGTTTGAATGCGGACACTTCATAGTTACCAGGGTCCAGCCCCAGGATTCGATAAAAGCCGTGACCATCGGTTCTTGCTGTTTGCTGCCTGTTTTCGCCCCGAGCGATGACGAGAACACCAGCAATCGGATAACCGGTTTCACTGTTAACTACCTGTCCCGCAATTCCGCCTCTCCGAGGTTTGGGGGGCAAAGCAAAGTTGATATTTTCCGTCACTTGATGCTCTTGAACCTCCACGGGCTCATTGTAATTCTCCGGCAGATAATAAGGTGCCGTGGCTGTGACTTGATAGATTCCGGGTCTCAAACCACGGCAGATGTAATATCCGTTTCGGTCGGTTCTTGTGCGTTTTCTGAAACCCTGATTGCTGATTATCACCACCGCGTTGGGAATTGGTTTTCGGGTAATTTCATCAATCACCCGTCCGGAAACAGCTCCGGTGTGGGGTTCGATCGGACGCAGTGCGATGTTGATATCCGAAGTTATCCTTTCCGGCTGAACGACGACCGGACGGGGGTAGTGGCCGGTCACATAGTTGCGGGCGTGGGCAATAACCCGGTATCTCCCGGGTTCCAAGCCGGTTATCTGATAATTGCCCTGCTCATTGGTCTGAGCTCTGCCCGCCGGTGTGCTGTCGGAACAGGCGATCACGACCGCATTGACTACCGGATTGCCGGTAATGAGGTCAGTAACCCGTCCCGAGATTCCGCCTGTCCCGGCAATCAGCAGCCCGGCGCAGCTGATGCTAATCAGCAGTCCAAGTACTTTCTTCATTTTGCTCCTCCTTTTTTCATTTTCACAATCAGAACTTGCAACTTCTGTTCCATTGTTTTAAGTAATTTTGTTTTAATTACTTATCAGTAAGTCTAAATATTGACAGTGAGCATCACCGGACAGTTTTGGATTAAATCGAGCAGTTTAGCTCAGCAGGCGATCGTAAAAATCGACCCTGCCGATGCCGAAGGGAAACCGGGCAAGCCGCTGCCAAGAACCGTCCGGAAATGTCCGGATTAGTGTCAGAGAGTCAATGACACCCAAGGTTTTGCCGATCCGGTTGGCTTCGGTGACTGCAAGGGTGCGCTTATGGTCGTCGGGCACCCGCAAAAGTATTAAAGAGAGTGCCGGTTCAGGTGTGGTTTTTAAAAGCGGCACGGGTTCACTTCCCAGTAGTGTTTGGTGAATCAGGAGCAGCTCGGAAGCACCATTGACAATCGGAGCAATGATAAACTCTCCCGCTTCCTGCCAGTTCTCGGCAGTGATTGCCAGCGGGTGTAATTTTTTCCGCGTCTGACTGATAAACTCGATTACCGTCATTACTTCACCGAGATCGGCAGGAATCCAAGGGTTGGTGAGTCTAATGTGCGGGTCAGGCTGGAGAATAGCGGAGGCGTAGCGTTCGCGCAATTGCAGAAAATCGGATTCCCTTTCCAGTTTCGGAGTTGCAATCACGATAAAATTACCTGAATTCACATTTTAATTATATCTGAATTTCTAACTCTATGCAATACCGGGGGATAGATTCGTCAGTCGATTCGGAGGTTCTTGAGCATATCTTCCTCTATTGATGTAACGAAGAAAATTTTGTCCCGAACCCCGACTTTAACCTCGGACATTGGTTTACAATCTGAGTAGCGGGCGCAGATACGGGCAGCGGTGAGCATGTCTTCTTCGGAGGTGGAATTCAGCAGCAGAACGGTCGGTCCGGGTATATCTACCGGTTCCAGAATTGTATCACCCGGCCGCGACAGGTTATTAATAATGCGGTTTTCCCGTTCATTTCTTCCAACGATGACTTTCCTGCCGGAATCCAGACGGAAATGTCTGCCGATCCGAAGAAGTTTGACTTCTCTTATGGTTTCCTCGCCATGAGCGAGAGCTTCGCGCAGGCGCCGGGCAAAAATTTTGTCGGTGAGCAGACAGCCACCAGCGGGATTGGGATACTCGCGGATACCGAAATTTGCTGCCAGTTCCATTTGTGGTTTACGGGATCGTCCCTGAATTGCCAGCAGTCTTTCCCGGTTGATCAAACCCTGAATTTCCGGCCAGGTCGGTTCCAGCAGCTTGGCAGAAAGGGGACGTAGCAACCTTCCGGTAAGCCCGGATTTTCTTTCGATTAATTCCATTGCCTGCCGGTGCTGAGACATCGGGCGTTCACCAAGTACCTCCCCGGTTACCACAAAATCGGCGCCGATCTGTTCCATGAAGATGCGGGCGAGAGTAAAGGTATAAATCCGGCAGTCAATACAGGGGTTCATTCCCCCACCATATCCGTAGCGCGCATTTTTAATCAATGAGATGTAGTCCTGGCGTAAAGGGATGATTTTCAGCGGGATGCCGAGCTGATGCGCCATTTTCCGCGGGAGAAAACGTTCATCTTTCTTAGGCAGCGGATGAAACGGGGGGAGAAAATGGAGGGCGATTAAGGAGACATTCTGTTCCTGCATTAAGGCGCAGGCGAGGATGGAGTCAAGCCCACCTGAGAACAGCGCGATCGCCTTCGGCATAATCCAACTTTATCCTTAAAACAGCAAAAAGTCAACAGACCTTCTGACTTGACTTTGAAGGCTGGTCGGCTAATTTTAATCAATGAGGAGGAATTTACCGAAACTCGCGGGATCAATCGCTCTCCCTCTGATAATTGGATTTGCCGGTTCGATGTTTACACGTCCATCAGTTGATAGCTGGTTTGCAACCCTGAGAAAGCCGGTTTTCGCTCCGCCGAACTGGCTGTTTGCCCCGGCATGGACATTGCTGTATATTATAATGGGAATCGCTTTTTATCTAATCTGGCAGCAGGGATATTCAGCGAAGCTGCGTTTGGCATTCACAGTTTATGCCCTGCAACTGATTCTGAATCTGCTCTGGTCGCTTTTCTTTTTCGGGTTACGCAGTCCGTTGCTGGGGTTCGCAGATATTATTATTCTCTGGATAGTAGTGCTAATTAATATTATTCTGTTTTACCGCCTAAGGCACGCAGCAGGTCTGCTGCTGATTCCTTATATCTTGTGGTTAAGCTTTGCTTTGGTTCTGAATCTGAGTATCGTGCTATTAAATTAAAATGAAAAGGAGGTAATAGCAATGGAAGACCGACAAACCGAAGGAAAAGGGATACCTTTGTTGGGCGATGAGTTTCCGGAACTGAAGGTCCAGACCACCCATGGTGTGATCGAACTGCCCAAGGCGTATGCCGGTAAGTGGTTTGTGCTTTTCAGCCACCCGGCGGATTTTACCCCGGTATGCACAACGGAATTTGTGGCATTCCAGAAGCGGTATGAAAAATTCCGGGCGCTGAACTGTGAATTGATCGGTCTGAGCGTTGATCAGGTGTTTTCTCATATCAAATGGGAAGAGTGGATTAAGGAGAAACTGGGTATTGAAATTGAGTTTCCGATAATAGCGGACACAGGCAAGGTAGCCAGTCGCCTCGGTCTGATTCATCCCGGTAAGGGAACAAATACGGTGCGGGCAGTTTTTATTGTCGACGACCGGGCAAAGATCCGTATCATTCTTTATTATCCCCAGGAACTGGGGCGAAATATCGACGAAATCCTGCGGGCGGTGGAGGCAATGCAGATTTCGGATCGCTACCGGGTGGCGATGCCGGCAAACTGGCCCAACAACGAACTGATCAGGGATCATGTGATTGTGCCTCCGGCAACGGATGTCAAAACCGCCCGGGAGCGTCTGGTGAAGGCAAAAGCAGGCGAGTTTGAATGTTTCGACTGGTGGCTCTGTCATAAGAAACTCGCACAGTGAAAGCGGGGTTAGTTTGGCGCTAAAGGAGGCGGTATGCTTTCGGATATTCCGAAGAAATTGAAGGAGCTGGATCAAAAAACGCTGGAGCTTGAGATACTGCGGGCAGGAATCATTGCGGAACTGGATGCGATTAATCTTTATGAGCAGATGGCAGCGATGACCGAGAATGCACATATCCGGAAGGTGCTCCTTGATATTGCGCGGGAGGAAAAAACACATTTTGGCGAGTTTGAAGCGCTGCTGATGAAACTTGATCCAGAACAAGTTAAGGAATCGGCTGAAGGTAGAAGGGAGATCGAGGAGCTTGACAGTGATTGAGTTCTGATCAGCGGCATGCCGGGCAGAAAATTCTAAAACCGCTCAGGGAAAACTGGCATTCCTTGCAATAACTGCTATAATAGACAGCTGTGATTGAACCGGAAGAAAAATCGGATTATCAGCAATTGCTTTCGAGGCCGGCGGTACTGATTCCGCTGGTTATTACTCTGCTGCTGGTATTAGCAGGAGCGATTTTCGTTGTCGTGAAAAATGTCGGCAGGGTGCAGGTTGGCCCGGCACCGGTGAGTCTGGCACCAATTCCTTCAGACACAACCATGGCAAGACCCCGGCGTCAGCTCCAGAGAGGAATTGAGCGCCTGGAACGGCGGCTGGCTCAGTATCGTCAGAAGCTTGATTCGCTGACCCCGGCGCAGGATTCGCTTTACCGGCTCTGTGCAGAAGGCCTTGCCCGTCTCTGGAATGAATTCAGCACAGTCGAGGCGGCGGCCGGTTATGAAGAAAGGAAGGAGCGGTTTTCCCGGACTCGGAAACATTATGTCGAATTGCGGGAGCTGGTAACTGATTTTGTCCGGGCGGTTGATTCCACTGTTTCCCGGACTTCACTGGATTCGCTTGACCGGGAGTTTCAACGGCTGATTGAGGAGAAATAAGCTGTGAGGGGCAGCAGGGCGAGGCGTGATGTTGTGTGGGAAGTGGAAGTTACGAAAAACTCCCCGGATCCCGAAGCTCAGGCACTGATCGCCGATGTCAGGGACCTGGGTTTTAAAAAAGTATTCCGTTTAAAAATTACGCGGCTGTGGTTTCTATCCGGAGCACTCAATGAGGATGACATTGGACAGATAACCACGAAACTGCTGTGCGATCCGGTGAACGAGCAGGCGAAAATTACTCTGTTGGCTGATGGCAGACTGAAGACGGTTACCGGTTTTGAGGTGCTGTTCAATCCCGGAGTGATGGACCCGAGCGTCGCAAGTGTGCTGCGCGCCCTGGCAGATATGGGTTATTCCGGTTGCTCTGTCCGCAGCGGTCGGCGGTATGAATTCAATCGGGAGTTCAGTCCGGAAGAACAGGACCGGCTGGTTAAAGGGTTGTTGCTCAATCCGCTGATTCAGCACCTTGCCCAGCCCGGGGAAATCGTGTTTGCCCGCGCCCGCCCCTACCGTTTTCGCCCGTCAGTGATCCGGATTACCGGGCTTGATGATGTTCAGCTTGCGGCAATTTCTCGAGAGCGACTGCTGGCACTGTCGCTTGAGGAAATGCAGATTCTCCAGCGGTTCTACGAGGAACTGGGACGGGAGCCGACTGATGTCGAACTGGAAACCTTCGCTCAGACCTGGTCGGAGCATTGTCAGCACAAAACTTTCCGGGGGGAGATTACCTTTGGTGCGCGCCGGATTAATAATTTACTCAAGTCAACGATTATGCGGGTTACTGAGGAGCTAAATCTGCCCTGGGTGCTTTCGGCATTTCATGATAATTCCGGTGTAATTGAATTTGACGAACAATACGGAATTAGCTTCAAGGTAGAGACCCATAATCACCCTTCGGCGCTTGAGCCCTACGGCGGTGCTGCTACCGGCATTGGTGGGGTAATCCGGGACTGTCTGGGGACCGGGCTGGGTGCCAAGCCGATAATGAATACCGATGTATTCTGTTTTGGTTATCCCGGCACACCGCATGAGGAGTTGCCCCCCGGGGTTCTGCATCCCCGAAGGGTGCTGAAAGGGGTCGTCACCGGTGTGCGTGATTATGGTAACCGGATGGGAATTCCTACTGCCAATGGTGCGGTTTATTTTGATGAAGGTTTTCTGACCAATCCGCTGGTATTCTGCGGTACCGTGGGGTTGATTCCCCGGGACTGCCTGAGAAAAGAGGTTCGAGCCGGACAGGCGATTGTCCTGTTAGGCGGCAGAACGGGGAGGGACGGAATTCATGGAGTAACTTTTGCCTCACTGGAACTGGATCAGGAGTCGGCAGCGTTTTCCTCCGGAGCGGTTCAGATCGGTAATCCGATTGAGGAGAAGAAACTGCGTGATCTTGTGCTCTGTGCCCGGGATCGGAGGCTGTTCAGTGCCATTACTGATTGTGGTGGGGGTGGGCTTTCCAGTGCCGTGGGCGAGCTGGCTCAGGAACATGGATGTGAGGTCTGGCTGGAACGAGTACCGCTGAAGTATTCCGGTTTGACGCCGGCGGAAATCTGGGTATCTGAGGCTCAGGAGCGGATGGTGGTGTTCGTGGAACCCGGGCAGGTTGATGAACTGCTGAAGCTGGCAAAAGAGCATGATGTTGAGGCGACGGTGATCGGCAGAGTGACAGATTCCGGGCAGTTGCGGGTAAAATACAGAGGGTCGCTGGTCGCTGATTTGCCGATGGATTTTCTCCATCATGGGTGGCGCAGCGTTAAACGGACCGCGGTCTGGAATCGCCCTGATGTTTCCGAGCCGTATGTTCCGGAGTATCAGAATTTGAACGAAATAACCCTGAAGCTGTTAGCCAGCCCCAATATTGCGAGCAAGGAATGGATTACGCGTCAGTATGATCATGAGGTGCAGGCGGGGACGGTTGTTAAACCATTCTGTGGGAGATACGGTACCGGACCGAGCGATGCAGCGGTCATCATGCCCGTCCGGAATTCCGCTCGCGCCTGTGTAATTGCCTGCGGTATCTGTCCCCGCTACGGGATGATCGATCCTTACTGGATGGCGGCATCGGCAATTGACGAGGCATTGCGGAACTGCATTGCTACCGGTGGTGATATTGAGCGGACCGCAATTCTGGATAACTTCTGCTGGGGAAGTCCGGAGCGCCCGGAACAGCTCGGAGCGCTGGTGCGGGCAGCAGAAGCCTGTTACGATATTGCCCGCGGTTTCCGGGTGCCGTTTATTTCCGGCAAGGATTCGCTTTATAACGAATTCCGCACCGCTGCCGGCGAGACGGTGCCGATTCCGGGGACACTGCTGATATCAGCGGTGAGTGTGATTCCCGACGGGACGCAGACGGTGACCGCTGATTTCAAGCGTGCCGGTTCCCTGATTTATCTTCTGGGCGATACACTGCCGGAGCTCGGGGGCAGTGAGTATTTGCGTCTGCATGGCGGATTAGGTCGTGATGTTCCCAAGGTTGAA is a window from the candidate division WOR-3 bacterium genome containing:
- the purL gene encoding phosphoribosylformylglycinamidine synthase subunit PurL, with the protein product MRGSRARRDVVWEVEVTKNSPDPEAQALIADVRDLGFKKVFRLKITRLWFLSGALNEDDIGQITTKLLCDPVNEQAKITLLADGRLKTVTGFEVLFNPGVMDPSVASVLRALADMGYSGCSVRSGRRYEFNREFSPEEQDRLVKGLLLNPLIQHLAQPGEIVFARARPYRFRPSVIRITGLDDVQLAAISRERLLALSLEEMQILQRFYEELGREPTDVELETFAQTWSEHCQHKTFRGEITFGARRINNLLKSTIMRVTEELNLPWVLSAFHDNSGVIEFDEQYGISFKVETHNHPSALEPYGGAATGIGGVIRDCLGTGLGAKPIMNTDVFCFGYPGTPHEELPPGVLHPRRVLKGVVTGVRDYGNRMGIPTANGAVYFDEGFLTNPLVFCGTVGLIPRDCLRKEVRAGQAIVLLGGRTGRDGIHGVTFASLELDQESAAFSSGAVQIGNPIEEKKLRDLVLCARDRRLFSAITDCGGGGLSSAVGELAQEHGCEVWLERVPLKYSGLTPAEIWVSEAQERMVVFVEPGQVDELLKLAKEHDVEATVIGRVTDSGQLRVKYRGSLVADLPMDFLHHGWRSVKRTAVWNRPDVSEPYVPEYQNLNEITLKLLASPNIASKEWITRQYDHEVQAGTVVKPFCGRYGTGPSDAAVIMPVRNSARACVIACGICPRYGMIDPYWMAASAIDEALRNCIATGGDIERTAILDNFCWGSPERPEQLGALVRAAEACYDIARGFRVPFISGKDSLYNEFRTAAGETVPIPGTLLISAVSVIPDGTQTVTADFKRAGSLIYLLGDTLPELGGSEYLRLHGGLGRDVPKVEPRKARRLMKQLGRAIRAGLVLACHDLSEGGLGVAVLEMAFAGGLGARLDLRRVPGAQQFERDDFLLFSESNSRFLCEVPLEARHHFERLMQGLPVRAIGQTTSELQVVIRGLQATEVLRLAVADAERVWRQALTARL
- a CDS encoding ferritin family protein, translating into MLSDIPKKLKELDQKTLELEILRAGIIAELDAINLYEQMAAMTENAHIRKVLLDIAREEKTHFGEFEALLMKLDPEQVKESAEGRREIEELDSD
- a CDS encoding asparagine synthase-related protein, producing MPKAIALFSGGLDSILACALMQEQNVSLIALHFLPPFHPLPKKDERFLPRKMAHQLGIPLKIIPLRQDYISLIKNARYGYGGGMNPCIDCRIYTFTLARIFMEQIGADFVVTGEVLGERPMSQHRQAMELIERKSGLTGRLLRPLSAKLLEPTWPEIQGLINRERLLAIQGRSRKPQMELAANFGIREYPNPAGGCLLTDKIFARRLREALAHGEETIREVKLLRIGRHFRLDSGRKVIVGRNERENRIINNLSRPGDTILEPVDIPGPTVLLLNSTSEEDMLTAARICARYSDCKPMSEVKVGVRDKIFFVTSIEEDMLKNLRID
- a CDS encoding TspO/MBR family protein is translated as MRRNLPKLAGSIALPLIIGFAGSMFTRPSVDSWFATLRKPVFAPPNWLFAPAWTLLYIIMGIAFYLIWQQGYSAKLRLAFTVYALQLILNLLWSLFFFGLRSPLLGFADIIILWIVVLINIILFYRLRHAAGLLLIPYILWLSFALVLNLSIVLLN
- a CDS encoding carboxypeptidase-like regulatory domain-containing protein → MKKVLGLLISISCAGLLIAGTGGISGRVTDLITGNPVVNAVVIACSDSTPAGRAQTNEQGNYQITGLEPGRYRVIAHARNYVTGHYPRPVVVQPERITSDINIALRPIEPHTGAVSGRVIDEITRKPIPNAVVIISNQGFRKRTRTDRNGYYICRGLRPGIYQVTATAPYYLPENYNEPVEVQEHQVTENINFALPPKPRRGGIAGQVVNSETGYPIAGVLVIARGENRQQTARTDGHGFYRILGLDPGNYEVSAFKPNYQPETYPEPVSVAPNEITRSIDFRLHPLNRQKD
- a CDS encoding peroxiredoxin produces the protein MEDRQTEGKGIPLLGDEFPELKVQTTHGVIELPKAYAGKWFVLFSHPADFTPVCTTEFVAFQKRYEKFRALNCELIGLSVDQVFSHIKWEEWIKEKLGIEIEFPIIADTGKVASRLGLIHPGKGTNTVRAVFIVDDRAKIRIILYYPQELGRNIDEILRAVEAMQISDRYRVAMPANWPNNELIRDHVIVPPATDVKTARERLVKAKAGEFECFDWWLCHKKLAQ